A genome region from Tenebrio molitor chromosome 4, icTenMoli1.1, whole genome shotgun sequence includes the following:
- the LOC138129149 gene encoding putative ankyrin repeat protein RF_0381, whose product MRGYLNIARILIKSGADVNLVDECGTPLNRAIREENWDSVRFLTESGADVNLADEYETPLTLAAWKGHRQVVQFLIESGANVNLLSKQKTPLTTAAWREHWDIVKFLIESGADVNFADSYATPLYIAIRKENWDVAKFLIEGGADVNLADRYGNLPVKVWQEKQNFEILNRMIEKGLKVNATLANTLLEWSLELEKVNLVRYFIEQGADVNQKHENGQTLLSMALKNSDLRSFRLLIESGADPRLAEAEIKEKMTKDRDFAIYMKSPDLESKIKKLTVRENDTSKEESTENALFLQGETGHEEAES is encoded by the exons ATGCGAGGATATTTGAATATTGCAAGAATTCTAATAAAAAGCGGTGCCGACGTAAATTTGGTCGATGAATGCG GAACACCCTTAAATAGAGCTATTCGGGAAGAAAATTGGGATAGTGTAAGATTTCTAACAGAAAGTGGTGCTGACGTAAATTTGGCCGATGAATATG AAACACCCTTAACTCTTGCCGCTTGGAAAGGACATCGACAGGTTGTACAATTTCTAATAGAAAGTGgtgccaacgtaaatttgcttagtaaacaaa AAACACCCTTAACTACAGCCGCTTGGAGAGAACATTGGGATATTGTAAAATTTCTAATAGAAAGTGGTGCCGACGTAAATTTCGCCGATTCATATG CAACACCCTTATATATAGCTATTCGGAAAGAAAATTGGGATGTTGCAAAATTTCTAATAGAAGGTGGTGCCGACGTAAATTTGGCTGATAGATATGGTAATCTTCCTGTAAAAGTATGgcaggaaaaacaaaattttgaaatactcAATCGCATGATTGAAAAAGGTCTCAAAGTAAACGCAACTCTTGCAAATACTTTACTTGAATGGTCGTTAGAATTGGAAAAGGTAAATCTGGTAAGATATTTCATAGAACAAGGCGCAGATGTCAATCAAAAACATGAAAATGGCCAAACGCTTTTGTCTATGGCTTTGAAAAATTCCGATTTGCGATCTTTCCGATTGTTAATTGAATCCGGAGCTGATCCACGATTGGCTGAAGCTgagattaaagaaaaaatgaccAAAGACCGCGATTTTGCCATCTATATGAAATCACCGGATCTAGAATCCAAGATAAAAAAGCTCACGGTTCGAG AAAATGATACTTCCAAGGAGGAATCGACGGAAAATGCCTTATTCCTTCAAG GTGAAACTGGTCATGAAGAAGCTGAATCATGA